The proteins below come from a single Geobacillus thermoleovorans genomic window:
- a CDS encoding Nramp family divalent metal transporter: MGKSKWTMIGPGLIVAATGVGAGDLVAALVAGTNYGLVFMWAIIVGALFKFVLNEGVGRWHLLSGKTIFEGWQSMGKWASIYFGVYAIIWGFVYGAAGTSSCALAMSAMIPSIPLWAWAVIHGVAGFAITWSGRFQLFERVMNVLVGLMFITVVGSALLVLPQLDDLWKTAVPDLPKGSLLYALGLIGGVGGSITMASYGYWLQENGWKGRAYVSPMRYDSAVAYIVTAIFTLSLLVLGAALLYGTDTTISGEQGLVSFASIMGNELHPAARWLFLLGFWSASFTSVIGVWNGVSYLFADFVRNMRKTPVGAESLNQSKAFRFYVFWLTFPPMLLHFIGKPVGLIIAYGALGALFMPFLAVTLLYLLNSKKALPDEGRNHWLSNALLVLCLALFAVLSINELIRLFA; encoded by the coding sequence ATGGGGAAATCGAAGTGGACGATGATCGGCCCGGGGCTGATCGTCGCAGCGACCGGAGTCGGGGCCGGGGATTTGGTGGCCGCTCTTGTCGCCGGAACGAACTACGGCCTTGTCTTTATGTGGGCGATCATCGTCGGTGCATTGTTCAAGTTTGTGTTGAATGAAGGGGTCGGCCGTTGGCATTTGCTCAGCGGCAAAACCATTTTCGAAGGCTGGCAGTCAATGGGGAAATGGGCCTCAATCTATTTTGGCGTGTACGCCATTATTTGGGGATTCGTATACGGCGCGGCCGGTACGTCATCGTGCGCCTTGGCGATGTCAGCGATGATCCCGTCCATTCCGCTTTGGGCGTGGGCCGTCATCCATGGGGTGGCTGGCTTTGCGATTACTTGGTCCGGCCGATTCCAATTGTTTGAGCGGGTCATGAATGTGCTCGTCGGGCTCATGTTCATTACCGTGGTCGGCTCGGCGCTTCTTGTCCTGCCGCAGCTCGATGATCTTTGGAAAACGGCCGTTCCGGATTTGCCGAAAGGGTCGCTTTTGTATGCTCTCGGGCTGATCGGCGGCGTCGGCGGCTCTATCACCATGGCGTCATACGGATATTGGCTGCAGGAAAACGGCTGGAAAGGGCGAGCTTACGTATCGCCGATGCGCTATGATTCCGCTGTCGCTTATATTGTCACCGCCATCTTTACGTTGTCGCTTCTCGTGCTTGGGGCCGCCTTGTTGTACGGCACTGACACGACGATCAGCGGCGAGCAGGGGCTTGTGTCATTCGCTTCGATCATGGGCAACGAGCTGCACCCGGCTGCCCGTTGGCTCTTTTTGCTCGGCTTTTGGTCGGCGTCATTTACATCGGTCATCGGCGTTTGGAACGGCGTTTCGTATTTGTTCGCCGATTTTGTTCGCAACATGCGGAAAACGCCGGTTGGCGCCGAATCGCTCAACCAGTCAAAAGCGTTCCGCTTCTACGTCTTTTGGCTCACCTTCCCGCCGATGCTCTTGCATTTCATCGGCAAGCCGGTCGGACTCATCATCGCCTACGGGGCGCTCGGCGCGCTGTTTATGCCATTTTTGGCTGTGACGCTTCTTTATTTGCTCAATTCGAAAAAAGCGCTTCCGGACGAAGGGCGCAACCATTGGCTCTCGAATGCGCTGCTCGTTCTTTGTCTGGCGCTGTTTGCCGTCTTGTCGATTAATGAACTCATTCGCCTGTTTGCTTAA
- a CDS encoding AAA family ATPase yields the protein MAIYEPLLPPFEKVVRNIEQVIVGKRDVIILSLTALLAKGHVLLEDVPGVGKTMLVRALAKSFNVELKRIQFTPDLLPSDVIGVSVYNPKTQQFEYKPGPIVAHIVLADEINRTSPKTQSALLEAMEEGSVTVDGVTRALPQPFLVMATQNPIEYEGTYPLPEAQLDRFLVKLHMGYPSPDEEIEMLNRLEKAAPLSEIGPVMPLDELLTLQRKVMGVHVSDTVKRYIVDLIQQSRVHEAVYLGVSPRGAVALMKAAQAYAFIHGRDFVIPDDVQQLAPHVLAHRLLIRPEAKWDKLDATAVIKQLLARTPVPVQGRR from the coding sequence ATGGCGATTTACGAGCCGCTGCTTCCCCCTTTTGAAAAGGTGGTCCGCAACATTGAGCAAGTCATCGTCGGAAAACGCGACGTCATCATCCTCAGCTTAACAGCGTTATTGGCCAAAGGCCATGTGCTGCTCGAGGATGTGCCCGGCGTCGGCAAGACGATGTTGGTGCGTGCGCTGGCGAAATCGTTCAACGTGGAGCTGAAGCGCATTCAGTTTACGCCGGATTTGCTGCCGAGCGATGTGATCGGCGTTTCCGTCTACAATCCGAAAACACAGCAATTTGAGTATAAACCCGGACCGATTGTCGCCCACATCGTGCTCGCGGACGAGATCAACCGGACGTCTCCGAAAACGCAATCGGCGCTCCTGGAAGCGATGGAAGAAGGAAGCGTGACTGTTGACGGCGTCACCCGGGCGCTGCCGCAGCCGTTTTTGGTGATGGCGACGCAAAATCCGATTGAATATGAAGGAACGTATCCGCTCCCCGAGGCCCAGCTTGACCGGTTTTTAGTGAAACTGCACATGGGCTATCCGTCTCCCGATGAGGAAATCGAAATGTTAAACCGTCTCGAAAAAGCGGCGCCGCTTTCGGAGATCGGGCCGGTGATGCCGCTTGATGAACTGCTCACTCTGCAGCGAAAGGTGATGGGCGTGCATGTGAGCGACACCGTGAAGCGGTATATCGTCGATCTCATCCAGCAAAGCCGTGTGCACGAAGCGGTCTATTTGGGCGTCAGCCCGCGCGGGGCCGTCGCTTTGATGAAGGCGGCGCAGGCGTACGCGTTCATCCATGGCCGCGATTTTGTCATCCCCGATGATGTGCAACAGCTCGCTCCGCATGTGCTCGCCCACCGTCTCTTGATTCGTCCTGAAGCAAAATGGGACAAGCTTGACGCCACTGCCGTCATCAAACAGCTTCTAGCCCGTACGCCGGTGCCGGTGCAAGGACGGCGATAA
- a CDS encoding DUF58 domain-containing protein yields MNAKRMKKGRRWLPLVGLLLLTAILFSYAMFQGGFVSWFLFYSFLPFGLHAFAVALYPIRRVAVSRTVPAKRYHAGEPIPVTVRMELPWAIPPAALTVSGQEPRHGGAMAAWPFRRRLSCAWSLSLPRGRHQLDIVRLEASDALGFVNKAESFSAPCTIIVYPRYWPWPAEMVREWFAYGKAARPLAYRRDLAVAAGAREYAPGDKMSWVHWKASARRQALMTKEFDEPRNDDWIVVLDGAASPWFEELVTLAASIAKALIDEGVPVGLLVTGKARSYLAPRRSEEQWPSLLLRLAEAEANGSAPLASQLAEEGNWRTAAGCVVVTSRLSAELAAQLRAMASKRCIVLYVVNREWGEDERRWADGLRHAGVHVSHMPPQSWQTVRQGGEDG; encoded by the coding sequence ATGAACGCGAAGCGAATGAAGAAGGGGAGGCGTTGGCTCCCGCTTGTTGGATTGTTGCTGTTGACCGCCATCTTGTTTTCCTACGCCATGTTTCAAGGCGGATTTGTCAGCTGGTTTTTGTTTTACAGCTTTTTGCCGTTTGGACTGCATGCGTTTGCCGTCGCCTTGTATCCGATCAGACGCGTTGCGGTGAGCCGGACGGTGCCGGCGAAGCGCTATCATGCAGGAGAACCGATTCCGGTGACGGTCCGCATGGAGCTGCCTTGGGCGATTCCGCCCGCTGCCCTCACCGTTTCGGGCCAGGAGCCGCGGCATGGAGGGGCGATGGCCGCGTGGCCGTTTCGACGCCGCCTTTCTTGTGCGTGGTCGCTCTCGTTGCCGCGCGGCCGCCATCAGTTGGACATCGTGCGCCTCGAGGCTTCTGACGCCCTCGGCTTTGTGAACAAAGCAGAATCGTTTTCGGCGCCGTGCACGATCATCGTGTATCCCCGCTATTGGCCTTGGCCGGCAGAAATGGTGCGTGAATGGTTCGCCTATGGAAAAGCGGCCCGCCCGCTTGCTTACCGCCGCGATCTGGCGGTGGCGGCCGGCGCCCGCGAGTACGCGCCCGGTGACAAAATGTCGTGGGTGCATTGGAAGGCGTCAGCGCGAAGGCAAGCGTTGATGACAAAAGAGTTCGATGAGCCGCGCAATGACGATTGGATCGTCGTGCTCGACGGCGCCGCATCGCCATGGTTTGAGGAGCTTGTCACGCTGGCGGCGTCCATCGCGAAAGCGTTGATCGATGAAGGAGTCCCAGTCGGCCTGCTCGTGACTGGAAAAGCCCGTTCTTATTTAGCGCCGCGGCGAAGCGAGGAGCAGTGGCCGTCGCTCCTTCTCCGTCTGGCGGAAGCGGAGGCGAACGGATCAGCGCCGCTTGCGTCTCAATTGGCGGAGGAGGGGAACTGGAGAACAGCGGCCGGTTGCGTGGTCGTGACGTCGAGGTTATCCGCCGAGTTGGCTGCGCAGCTGCGAGCGATGGCGTCAAAACGCTGCATAGTGTTGTATGTGGTCAACCGTGAATGGGGAGAGGACGAGCGGAGGTGGGCGGACGGACTCCGCCATGCGGGGGTGCACGTATCCCACATGCCCCCTCAATCATGGCAAACTGTCCGGCAAGGAGGAGAAGACGGATGA
- a CDS encoding DUF4129 domain-containing transglutaminase family protein, with protein MRRLGTRKLSAMLPNVLAAWLLTEWLWPLEDVTDTAHIRVFAAFVALCFGMYWLRLPIWLSALGKAGYIWWSLAWLFSFHSAASLPYALWRDGAAWLQGGRLSMPSDAVRTFAFFLLLWAISFLFHWLIVQKKRWFVPYALTVGYIAVLDTFFPYSGNDAIVRLVALGFFAFVWLHGERLQAKAPSFRIGTWRAAALFIPAAALAAGYAGPKLPPQWPDPVAFIRSDHAQPEETNDNSPSPGVAKVGYGQNDSRLGGPFIADDTVVFTAKDRGLHYWRIETKDIYTGKGWEVFPSEQVRSFANGEELKYEWWSDQVETVEQKAEIERRNQGFHLVYPLGLRRVEAAEPVVYRMDVATEKIYTTDDRANAFPVGKYSLTYWEPDFPIAALRAAPPVRDPLLLKRYTQLPKTLPQRVRDLAKQIAAGEQTAYDKVRAIEQYFQLGQYTYETKDVAVPKENEDYVDQFLFETKRGYCDNFSTSMVVLVRSLGIPARWVKGYTSGRLVSEQDGENLYEIRNHDAHAWVEVYFEGVGWVPFEPTRGFVNPYAFSLSQQNEEQQAQPSQPEPQEQPRVPLEQLIKRSSPEQDRHWWEKLADSWSWQMVLGVFAMLAALGGTIYTTRRKWWPRLTLLRFRRRQVDGPEWLVPAYLALLRQLHDYGLKRKEEETLRQYAIQVDRLFETDEMERLTKSYEQAVYGANSSRIDLREARQLWENLIKRTIS; from the coding sequence ATGAGGCGGTTAGGGACAAGGAAGTTGTCTGCTATGCTGCCCAACGTCCTAGCGGCTTGGCTGCTCACGGAATGGCTTTGGCCGTTGGAAGACGTGACGGATACAGCGCATATTAGAGTGTTTGCGGCCTTTGTCGCCCTTTGCTTCGGGATGTATTGGCTCCGCCTTCCGATCTGGCTGTCCGCTTTGGGGAAAGCGGGATATATATGGTGGTCGCTCGCTTGGCTGTTTTCGTTCCATTCGGCCGCCTCGCTGCCGTATGCCTTATGGCGGGATGGCGCGGCTTGGCTGCAGGGGGGACGCTTGTCCATGCCGAGCGATGCCGTGCGCACCTTTGCCTTTTTTCTGCTGCTATGGGCCATCTCGTTTCTGTTTCATTGGCTGATTGTCCAGAAAAAACGGTGGTTTGTCCCATACGCATTGACAGTTGGGTATATCGCTGTGCTTGATACGTTTTTTCCGTATAGCGGGAACGACGCGATCGTTCGTCTTGTGGCGCTTGGCTTTTTCGCCTTCGTTTGGCTGCATGGCGAGCGGCTGCAGGCAAAAGCGCCGTCTTTTCGCATCGGAACGTGGCGGGCGGCCGCTCTATTCATTCCGGCTGCTGCTTTGGCGGCTGGGTATGCGGGACCAAAGCTGCCGCCCCAATGGCCGGATCCGGTTGCGTTTATCCGCAGCGATCATGCCCAGCCGGAAGAAACGAACGACAACTCGCCTTCTCCTGGCGTGGCAAAAGTGGGATACGGACAGAATGATTCCCGCCTCGGCGGGCCGTTTATCGCGGATGATACCGTCGTCTTTACGGCGAAAGATCGAGGGCTTCATTACTGGCGGATTGAGACGAAAGATATTTACACCGGCAAGGGATGGGAAGTGTTTCCGAGCGAGCAAGTCCGCTCGTTTGCCAACGGCGAAGAGCTCAAGTATGAATGGTGGAGCGATCAAGTTGAGACAGTGGAGCAAAAGGCGGAGATCGAGCGGCGCAATCAAGGGTTTCATCTCGTTTATCCGCTTGGGTTGCGGCGGGTGGAAGCAGCCGAACCGGTCGTGTACCGCATGGATGTGGCGACAGAGAAAATTTATACGACCGATGACAGGGCGAATGCGTTCCCTGTTGGCAAGTATTCATTGACCTATTGGGAGCCGGATTTTCCGATTGCGGCGTTGCGAGCCGCGCCCCCAGTTCGAGACCCTCTTCTGTTGAAACGATATACGCAGTTGCCAAAGACGCTTCCGCAAAGGGTGCGCGACTTGGCGAAGCAAATCGCCGCCGGAGAACAGACGGCTTACGACAAAGTGAGAGCCATTGAGCAGTATTTTCAACTTGGGCAATATACGTACGAAACAAAGGATGTCGCCGTTCCAAAAGAGAACGAAGATTACGTCGATCAATTTTTATTTGAAACAAAACGGGGGTATTGCGACAATTTTTCGACTTCTATGGTCGTGCTCGTGCGTTCGCTCGGCATTCCGGCGCGCTGGGTGAAAGGCTATACGTCCGGAAGGCTGGTCAGCGAGCAAGACGGGGAAAATCTTTACGAAATCCGCAACCATGACGCTCATGCGTGGGTTGAGGTGTATTTTGAAGGCGTCGGCTGGGTGCCGTTTGAGCCAACGCGGGGGTTTGTCAACCCGTATGCGTTTTCACTTTCTCAACAGAATGAGGAGCAACAAGCGCAGCCCTCGCAGCCGGAACCACAGGAACAGCCGCGCGTGCCGCTCGAACAATTGATCAAACGATCATCGCCAGAGCAAGACCGCCATTGGTGGGAGAAGCTGGCCGACAGTTGGTCATGGCAAATGGTGCTGGGCGTGTTCGCGATGCTAGCGGCATTGGGCGGAACGATTTACACGACAAGACGAAAATGGTGGCCCCGTCTTACGCTCCTTCGATTCCGCCGCCGCCAAGTTGACGGCCCGGAATGGCTTGTCCCCGCTTACTTGGCATTGTTGCGTCAGCTGCATGACTACGGGCTGAAACGAAAAGAAGAGGAAACGTTGCGTCAGTATGCCATCCAAGTGGATCGTTTATTCGAAACCGATGAAATGGAACGTTTGACCAAATCGTATGAACAAGCGGTCTACGGCGCAAACAGCAGCCGGATCGACCTCCGTGAGGCGCGTCAATTGTGGGAAAATTTAATAAAAAGGACGATCTCTTGA
- the guaA gene encoding glutamine-hydrolyzing GMP synthase has protein sequence MNQGMIVVLDFGSQYNQLITRRIREFGVYSELHPHTIRADEIRALNAKGIIFSGGPNSVYDEQAFRCDPAIFELGLPILGICYGMQLMAHHLGGKVEKASHREYGKALIQVKNDSLLFHGLPDEQVVWMSHGDLVTAPPDGFVVDATSPSCPIAAMSDERRKWYGVQFHPEVRHSVYGNDLLKKFVFDVCGCRGDWTMENFIDEQVRRIREQVGEKRVLCALSGGVDSSVAAVLVHRAIGDQLTCIFVDHGLLRKGEAESVMKTFREQFQMNVIKVDAKERFLSKLKGITDPEQKRKIIGNEFIYVFDDEAAKLEGIEFLVQGTLYTDIIESGTATAQTIKSHHNVGGLPEDMKFELIEPLNTLFKDEVRALGTQLGIPDEIVWRQPFPGPGLGIRVLGEVTEEKLEIVRESDAILREEVKKAGLDRDIWQYFTVLPDIRSVGVMGDARTYDYTVAIRAVTSIDGMTADWARIPWDVLERISTRIVNEVPHVNRVVYDITSKPPATIEWE, from the coding sequence ATGAATCAAGGAATGATCGTCGTATTGGACTTCGGAAGCCAATATAACCAACTGATCACCCGCCGCATCCGTGAATTTGGCGTGTACAGCGAATTGCACCCGCATACGATTCGCGCCGACGAGATTCGCGCGTTGAACGCCAAGGGGATCATTTTTTCCGGCGGCCCGAACAGCGTATATGATGAGCAGGCGTTTCGGTGCGACCCGGCGATTTTTGAGCTCGGGCTGCCGATTTTAGGGATTTGCTACGGGATGCAGCTGATGGCGCACCACTTAGGCGGCAAAGTGGAAAAGGCGTCGCACCGCGAGTACGGGAAGGCGCTCATTCAAGTGAAAAACGACTCCCTGTTGTTCCACGGTTTGCCGGACGAGCAAGTCGTCTGGATGAGCCATGGCGATTTGGTGACCGCTCCGCCTGACGGCTTTGTCGTAGATGCCACAAGCCCTTCCTGCCCGATCGCAGCGATGAGCGATGAACGGCGGAAGTGGTATGGAGTGCAGTTTCATCCCGAAGTGCGCCACTCGGTCTACGGCAACGATTTGTTGAAGAAGTTTGTTTTCGATGTATGCGGCTGCCGGGGCGACTGGACGATGGAAAACTTCATCGATGAGCAGGTGCGTCGCATCCGCGAACAAGTGGGCGAAAAAAGAGTGTTGTGCGCCTTAAGCGGCGGGGTTGACTCGTCGGTTGCGGCTGTATTGGTGCACCGCGCCATCGGCGATCAGCTCACCTGCATTTTTGTTGACCACGGCCTTCTTCGCAAAGGCGAAGCGGAAAGCGTCATGAAGACGTTCCGTGAGCAATTCCAGATGAACGTCATCAAAGTCGATGCGAAAGAGCGCTTTTTGTCGAAACTAAAAGGGATCACAGACCCGGAACAAAAGCGGAAAATCATCGGCAACGAGTTTATTTACGTCTTTGACGATGAGGCGGCGAAGCTTGAAGGCATTGAATTTTTAGTGCAAGGGACGCTCTATACCGACATTATCGAAAGCGGCACGGCGACGGCGCAAACGATCAAATCGCACCATAACGTCGGCGGTTTGCCGGAAGATATGAAATTCGAACTGATCGAACCGCTCAATACGCTGTTTAAAGACGAAGTGCGCGCTCTTGGCACACAATTAGGCATTCCGGACGAAATCGTTTGGCGCCAGCCGTTCCCGGGTCCGGGGCTTGGCATTCGCGTCCTTGGCGAGGTGACGGAAGAAAAATTGGAAATCGTCCGCGAATCGGATGCGATTTTGCGCGAAGAAGTGAAAAAAGCGGGGTTGGACCGCGACATTTGGCAATATTTCACTGTTCTTCCCGACATCCGCAGCGTCGGGGTGATGGGTGATGCCCGCACGTACGATTATACGGTCGCCATCCGCGCCGTAACCTCGATCGACGGGATGACCGCCGATTGGGCCCGCATTCCGTGGGATGTGCTGGAACGCATTTCAACGCGCATCGTCAACGAAGTGCCGCACGTCAACCGCGTCGTCTACGACATTACAAGCAAGCCTCCGGCGACGATTGAGTGGGAATAA
- a CDS encoding NCS2 family permease: MRKYFQFDELGTNYRTEIIAGLTTFLSMAYILFVNPFTLSLGAVKDFPDELRIDQGAVFVATALAAAYGSILMGVLARYPIALAPGMGLNAFFAFTVVLHMGIPWQTALAGVFVSGIIFTILSLTGIREKIIDAIPVELKYAVSAGIGLFITFIGLQNAGIIVNNDATLVGLSDLKDGNTLLAIFGLFITVVLMVKKVNGGVFYGMVITAVVGMIFGLIEVPKQIVGAIPDISPTFGVAIEHLPDILSLKMLGVVLTFFIVDFFDATGTLLAVANQAGLLKNNKLPRAGKALLVDATAVMVGAVFGTSTTTSYIESSAGVAAGGRSGFSAVVTGILFLLALFFSPLLSVITAPVTAPALIIVGVLMASSIGEIDWKNLEVAVPAFFTLITMPLSYSIATGIAVGFIFYPITMLLKGRGKDVHPLLYVLFVVFICYFVFLRE, encoded by the coding sequence GTGAGAAAGTATTTTCAGTTTGATGAGCTCGGCACGAATTATCGGACGGAGATCATCGCCGGGCTGACGACGTTTTTGTCGATGGCGTACATTTTGTTCGTCAACCCATTTACCTTGTCGTTAGGGGCGGTGAAAGATTTTCCTGACGAACTGCGCATTGACCAAGGAGCCGTCTTTGTCGCCACGGCTTTGGCGGCGGCATACGGGTCGATTTTAATGGGAGTGCTGGCCCGCTACCCGATCGCCTTGGCGCCGGGGATGGGGCTGAACGCTTTCTTCGCCTTCACGGTCGTCTTGCATATGGGCATTCCGTGGCAAACGGCCTTGGCGGGAGTGTTTGTTTCCGGCATCATTTTTACGATTTTATCGCTCACCGGCATTCGAGAAAAAATCATCGATGCCATTCCCGTTGAACTGAAATATGCCGTCAGCGCCGGAATTGGGCTGTTCATCACGTTCATCGGCCTGCAAAACGCCGGCATTATTGTGAATAACGACGCCACCCTGGTCGGATTGAGCGATTTGAAGGATGGCAATACGCTGCTCGCCATTTTCGGATTGTTCATCACCGTTGTTTTAATGGTGAAAAAGGTAAACGGCGGCGTCTTTTACGGCATGGTCATTACGGCTGTCGTTGGCATGATTTTCGGACTGATTGAAGTGCCGAAACAAATTGTCGGCGCGATCCCGGACATTTCCCCGACGTTCGGCGTCGCGATTGAACACTTGCCAGATATTCTTTCGCTGAAAATGCTTGGCGTCGTCTTGACATTCTTTATTGTCGACTTTTTCGATGCGACCGGCACCCTTTTGGCAGTGGCCAACCAAGCCGGGCTGTTGAAAAACAACAAACTGCCGCGCGCCGGCAAAGCGTTGCTTGTTGACGCGACAGCGGTCATGGTTGGGGCGGTGTTTGGCACATCGACGACGACATCGTATATCGAATCGTCGGCCGGCGTCGCTGCTGGAGGACGCTCCGGGTTTTCCGCGGTCGTGACGGGGATTTTGTTCTTGCTGGCGCTGTTCTTCTCCCCGCTCCTGAGCGTCATTACCGCACCGGTCACCGCACCAGCGCTCATCATCGTCGGGGTGTTGATGGCTTCGTCGATCGGCGAAATTGACTGGAAAAATTTAGAAGTCGCCGTGCCGGCGTTCTTCACCTTGATCACGATGCCGCTCTCCTATAGCATTGCCACCGGCATCGCTGTCGGCTTCATCTTTTACCCGATCACGATGCTGTTGAAAGGCCGCGGCAAAGATGTTCATCCACTGTTGTATGTCCTGTTTGTCGTCTTTATCTGCTACTTCGTCTTTTTGCGAGAATAG
- a CDS encoding GNAT family N-acetyltransferase, whose amino-acid sequence MFIHRLEEHSWLKLLTMEDAESLFALIDSCRPHLRQWLPWVDSTQTVADSKTFIFQGLQKFAAGNGFEAGIWHRGQLAGVIGIHYMDRANRKTSIGYWLGESFQGMGLMTKACKACIDYLFTEQGMNRVEIRCATENHRSRAIPERLGFTNEGTIRDAEWLYDRFVDHVVYGMLAREWKR is encoded by the coding sequence ATGTTTATCCATCGCTTAGAGGAACATTCATGGCTAAAGTTGCTCACAATGGAAGATGCGGAATCGCTTTTTGCGTTAATTGATTCATGCCGCCCACATTTGCGTCAATGGCTCCCATGGGTGGATTCAACCCAAACAGTAGCGGATTCGAAAACGTTTATCTTTCAAGGGTTGCAGAAGTTTGCCGCTGGAAACGGCTTTGAGGCCGGGATTTGGCATCGCGGCCAATTGGCTGGTGTGATCGGAATTCATTATATGGATCGAGCGAATCGAAAAACGAGCATTGGCTATTGGCTTGGCGAATCGTTTCAAGGAATGGGGCTGATGACGAAAGCATGCAAGGCGTGCATCGACTATTTGTTTACAGAGCAAGGGATGAATCGCGTTGAAATCCGCTGTGCAACAGAAAATCACCGGAGCAGAGCGATTCCAGAACGGCTGGGATTTACAAATGAAGGAACGATTCGAGACGCGGAGTGGCTTTACGATCGTTTTGTCGACCATGTTGTGTACGGGATGTTAGCAAGAGAGTGGAAGAGATAA
- a CDS encoding Hsp20/alpha crystallin family protein translates to MTNENPFMPFSDWTKHWQQFFQNDFWGSIQPLLPSSNSNKPSSGMNIYKKDNELLVVISLPGLEKIEDAEVYVSYKTLEVKATINLNFKGFELVEEGLFQGQFQKTIPLPFAVKEDRIEATYHNGLLFIHLHRLIPDEPKKKIVIKKSE, encoded by the coding sequence ATGACCAACGAAAATCCATTTATGCCGTTTTCCGATTGGACAAAACATTGGCAGCAATTTTTCCAAAATGATTTTTGGGGAAGCATCCAGCCGTTGCTGCCGTCATCAAACTCAAACAAACCATCATCCGGCATGAACATTTACAAAAAAGACAACGAGCTGCTCGTTGTCATCAGCCTCCCGGGGCTCGAAAAAATCGAAGATGCAGAAGTGTATGTATCATACAAAACGTTGGAAGTGAAGGCAACCATTAATCTAAACTTCAAAGGGTTTGAGCTAGTAGAAGAAGGCCTTTTCCAAGGCCAATTCCAAAAAACAATCCCACTGCCGTTCGCCGTCAAAGAGGACCGCATCGAAGCAACATACCATAACGGCCTGTTGTTCATCCACCTGCATCGACTTATCCCTGACGAGCCGAAAAAGAAAATTGTCATCAAAAAAAGCGAATAA
- the purE gene encoding 5-(carboxyamino)imidazole ribonucleotide mutase has protein sequence MSPLVGVIMGSHSDWETMKHACAILAELGVPFEKKVVSAHRTPDEMFRYAETAEERGIRVIIAGAGGAAHLPGMIAAKTTLPVIGVPVQSKALNGLDSLLSIVQMPGGVPVATVAIGKAGATNAGLLAASILGLLEPRYMEALKARREAIRKQIVESSDQFD, from the coding sequence ATGAGCCCGCTCGTTGGGGTGATCATGGGAAGCCATTCGGATTGGGAAACGATGAAACATGCTTGCGCCATTTTGGCGGAATTGGGTGTTCCGTTTGAGAAAAAAGTCGTATCGGCGCACCGGACGCCGGATGAGATGTTTCGGTATGCGGAGACAGCCGAGGAGCGCGGCATCCGCGTGATCATTGCCGGCGCTGGCGGAGCGGCTCACTTGCCGGGGATGATCGCGGCGAAAACGACGCTGCCGGTGATTGGGGTGCCCGTGCAGTCAAAAGCATTGAATGGACTTGATTCGTTATTGTCGATTGTGCAAATGCCAGGCGGGGTGCCGGTGGCGACGGTGGCGATCGGCAAGGCGGGGGCGACCAACGCCGGACTGCTCGCCGCATCGATTCTTGGACTGCTTGAGCCACGCTATATGGAGGCGCTCAAAGCGCGGCGGGAAGCGATTCGCAAACAAATCGTAGAAAGCAGTGATCAATTTGACTAA